The Williamsia sp. DF01-3 genome has a window encoding:
- a CDS encoding IclR family transcriptional regulator — MTEAESETRPASIQSVDRALQVLEILARQGQGGVSDIADTLGVHKSTVSRIVSVLEARGFVEQLSDRGKYRLGFTIVRLAGATMATRDLGKESREICEALADEAGETVNLAILEGDRAINITEASGPLGIALRTWVGQSSPAHATSSGKVLLAAVPEGRLGQTLGDELERFTPRTITDLTELREQLQLISARGWSCAVEELEDGLNAIAAPVRDHTGDVIAALSISGPSFRLTPEAMDAFSPRLRGAALDVSRRLGFPG; from the coding sequence ATGACTGAAGCCGAGAGTGAAACCCGTCCCGCATCGATCCAGTCGGTGGACCGCGCCCTCCAGGTGCTGGAGATCCTTGCCCGCCAGGGTCAGGGCGGGGTGTCGGATATCGCCGACACCCTCGGAGTCCACAAGTCGACGGTGTCCCGGATCGTCTCGGTCCTCGAGGCGCGGGGGTTCGTCGAGCAGTTGTCTGATCGTGGCAAGTACCGGCTCGGCTTCACGATCGTGCGGTTGGCCGGGGCGACGATGGCGACCCGCGATCTGGGCAAAGAGAGTCGCGAGATCTGTGAGGCACTTGCCGACGAGGCCGGGGAGACGGTGAATCTGGCGATCCTGGAAGGTGATCGGGCCATCAACATCACCGAGGCGAGCGGCCCGCTCGGGATCGCGCTGCGAACCTGGGTCGGGCAGAGTTCGCCTGCGCACGCGACGTCCAGCGGCAAGGTCCTCCTCGCCGCCGTGCCGGAAGGGCGGTTGGGGCAGACCCTCGGTGACGAGCTCGAGCGGTTCACCCCTCGCACCATCACCGACCTGACCGAGTTGCGCGAGCAGCTGCAACTGATCTCCGCGCGCGGGTGGTCCTGCGCAGTCGAAGAGCTCGAGGACGGCCTCAATGCGATCGCCGCGCCGGTTCGTGACCACACCGGCGATGTGATTGCGGCACTGAGTATCTCCGGACCCAGCTTTCGGCTCACGCCTGAGGCGATGGATGCGTTCTCGCCGCGGTTACGTGGTGCGGCGCTGGATGTGAGCCGGCGACTCGGCTTCCCGGGCTGA
- a CDS encoding FAD-dependent oxidoreductase, protein MQPRFLIIGAGVVGSALADELTALGYTEVTVLDRGPLAPGHTPMTGGSSSHAPGLVFQTNPSRTMAEFAHYTATKLRSLNTADNLCFNTVGGLEVATTPERLADLHRKAGWAQVEGIEAAVVDVDECVRLHPLIDRDIVLGGLHTPADGLAGAPAAIGMQMRRAIDRGAMFFGGQHVIEINQRAGAVTGVRTTERTFEADVVVSCAGFWGAELGNLVGLRVPLVPMGHQYAKTTALPVLRDHRDQARGHADARLPILRHQDADLYYRQHGEAMGIGYYGHRPMPVDMATLEELTAAQPMPSMLPFTDTDFAPAWTESMRLLPALAEVGVVEGFNGIFSFTPDGGPMMGEHPALSGFWVAEAVWVTHSAGVARTMARWITDGTPDLDLHGCDLARFTTPQLSADYVGDTSAQAFVEVYDIIHPRDQRSVQRGLATSPFHARHVDAGAVFHAGREWERPAWFESNAGMVDSDVTYPHDGWAGRNWSPIVPAEALATRRRVGLYDMTSLMRIEVTGADATNFLDRMLTRTVRRPIGTVIYALLLDESGGVRSDVTVARLGENTFQLGINGPMDIDWLQRHRADADVTITDITAATCCVGVWGPLARDLVAPLCSIDLYDTTLGYYRAARAIIGGIPVTMMRISYVGELGWEIYADAAHGELLWDTLADAGEPLGAVWAGRGALDVLRLEKGYRAWGTDVDAEMSPEEAGLSFAVGKKHDFLGRHALEARVVRSRLHTLVARDPQAIVVGGEPVTATGQVVGFVTSAAFSALVGRTICYARLAPHLSVGDTVAVEYFGELLDFAITEPVLVDPEGARVKGLIGVNN, encoded by the coding sequence GTGCAACCGCGATTTCTGATCATCGGTGCGGGTGTGGTCGGATCGGCCTTGGCCGACGAGCTGACGGCGCTGGGATACACAGAGGTGACCGTCCTCGACCGCGGTCCACTCGCCCCTGGACACACGCCGATGACAGGTGGGTCCAGTTCGCACGCACCAGGATTGGTGTTCCAAACCAACCCGTCGCGGACCATGGCGGAGTTCGCGCACTACACGGCCACCAAGCTCAGGTCGCTGAACACGGCGGACAACCTGTGTTTCAACACTGTCGGCGGGCTCGAGGTTGCCACCACGCCCGAGCGACTGGCCGACCTGCACCGGAAGGCGGGCTGGGCGCAGGTCGAGGGAATCGAAGCCGCGGTCGTCGATGTCGATGAGTGCGTGCGGCTCCATCCGCTGATCGATCGAGACATCGTTCTGGGCGGCCTGCACACACCCGCCGATGGCCTGGCCGGTGCCCCGGCCGCGATCGGGATGCAGATGCGGCGGGCAATTGACCGGGGCGCAATGTTCTTCGGTGGCCAGCACGTGATCGAGATCAACCAACGGGCTGGTGCGGTGACCGGTGTCCGCACCACCGAGCGCACATTCGAGGCCGACGTCGTGGTCTCGTGTGCCGGGTTCTGGGGCGCCGAACTCGGGAACCTCGTCGGACTGCGGGTACCCCTGGTCCCGATGGGGCACCAGTATGCCAAAACCACTGCGCTGCCTGTTCTTCGGGATCATCGTGATCAAGCGCGAGGCCACGCCGATGCGAGACTGCCCATTCTTCGGCATCAGGACGCCGACCTCTACTATCGCCAGCACGGCGAGGCGATGGGCATCGGCTACTACGGGCATCGGCCGATGCCGGTGGACATGGCCACTCTCGAGGAATTGACCGCGGCCCAGCCGATGCCCTCGATGCTGCCCTTCACCGATACCGACTTCGCTCCTGCCTGGACCGAATCGATGCGTCTTCTGCCCGCGCTTGCCGAAGTCGGCGTGGTCGAGGGGTTCAACGGCATCTTCTCGTTCACCCCGGACGGGGGCCCGATGATGGGCGAACATCCCGCGCTGTCCGGATTTTGGGTGGCGGAGGCCGTGTGGGTCACGCATTCGGCCGGTGTGGCCAGGACGATGGCCCGGTGGATCACCGACGGAACCCCCGACCTCGATCTCCACGGTTGTGACCTCGCCCGGTTCACCACTCCTCAGCTTTCGGCCGATTACGTGGGCGACACGAGTGCACAAGCTTTCGTCGAGGTGTACGACATCATCCATCCCCGCGACCAACGTTCGGTGCAGCGCGGTCTCGCCACAAGCCCGTTCCATGCGAGGCACGTGGACGCGGGCGCGGTGTTCCACGCCGGCCGCGAGTGGGAACGGCCGGCCTGGTTCGAGAGCAACGCGGGCATGGTCGACAGCGACGTCACATACCCTCACGACGGGTGGGCCGGAAGGAACTGGTCGCCGATCGTGCCGGCCGAAGCCCTCGCAACCCGCCGCCGGGTGGGCTTGTACGACATGACGTCGCTCATGCGGATCGAGGTCACGGGTGCAGACGCCACGAACTTCCTCGACAGGATGCTGACCCGTACGGTGCGGCGACCGATCGGGACGGTGATCTACGCGTTGCTCCTGGACGAGTCCGGCGGTGTTCGCAGTGATGTGACGGTTGCCCGGCTGGGCGAGAACACCTTTCAACTCGGTATCAATGGACCGATGGACATCGACTGGCTGCAACGGCATCGAGCCGACGCCGACGTCACCATCACCGACATCACCGCCGCCACCTGTTGCGTGGGTGTATGGGGGCCGCTGGCCCGTGATCTCGTGGCGCCTCTGTGCTCGATCGATCTGTACGACACCACACTTGGCTATTACCGGGCTGCACGCGCGATCATCGGCGGCATTCCGGTGACCATGATGCGTATCTCCTACGTCGGCGAGCTGGGTTGGGAGATATACGCCGACGCTGCCCACGGCGAATTGTTGTGGGACACATTGGCAGACGCGGGAGAACCACTCGGTGCGGTGTGGGCAGGGCGCGGGGCGCTGGACGTGTTGCGCCTGGAAAAGGGGTACCGCGCCTGGGGCACCGACGTGGATGCCGAGATGTCTCCCGAGGAAGCAGGGTTGTCCTTCGCGGTGGGGAAGAAGCACGACTTCCTCGGCAGGCACGCGCTCGAGGCGAGGGTGGTGCGCTCGAGGCTCCACACCCTCGTCGCTCGAGACCCACAGGCGATCGTCGTGGGCGGCGAGCCGGTGACCGCGACCGGTCAGGTGGTCGGCTTTGTCACCTCGGCTGCCTTCTCTGCGTTGGTGGGCCGGACGATCTGCTATGCCCGACTGGCGCCGCACCTGTCTGTCGGAGACACCGTCGCCGTGGAGTACTTCGGGGAGCTCCTCGACTTCGCCATCACCGAACCGGTGCTCGTCGACCCAGAGGGAGCACGTGTCAAAGGTCTGATCGGAGTGAACAATTGA
- a CDS encoding bifunctional 3-phenylpropionate/cinnamic acid dioxygenase ferredoxin subunit, which yields MTITPDQDVHHYLVSTLDALPAGEVVRVTPPGQPPIAVFHTDDGVFAIDDTCTHQETSLADGWVEGCAVECPLHEACFDLRTGMPSGPPAKTAVRTHRTLVDDGRIYLQLSGHDAA from the coding sequence ATGACAATCACTCCTGACCAGGACGTTCATCACTATTTGGTGTCCACTCTCGACGCCCTGCCGGCCGGGGAGGTCGTACGTGTCACTCCCCCGGGTCAACCACCCATCGCCGTGTTCCACACCGACGACGGGGTGTTCGCAATCGACGACACCTGCACCCACCAGGAGACGTCGCTGGCCGACGGCTGGGTGGAAGGCTGCGCGGTGGAGTGCCCGCTGCACGAAGCCTGCTTCGACCTTCGAACCGGAATGCCATCGGGACCCCCGGCGAAGACCGCGGTCCGCACTCATCGGACCCTGGTCGACGACGGCCGGATCTACCTGCAGCTCTCCGGGCACGACGCCGCGTGA